Part of the Mytilus galloprovincialis chromosome 14, xbMytGall1.hap1.1, whole genome shotgun sequence genome is shown below.
tttattttactaTGGATAGCGccgaaagttataaaaaaaggtGGAGGCAATTCTTGTGCAGTTAATAGTAGTACAAATAATCGTAGAAAACTCCAGATGTGGAAAAAATCAATGTGTGAATTACACAACGAGTTGCACAATGTCTGTCATTGTTTGATCccataaaaatttcatttgatgCCTTCTGACGAATTAACAAAACTCGAGTGGATAAAAGAAATTAACAGAAAAACTTTGCCAAACATGTTTATGTAGGTTCCGAACATTTTCTTGATATTGCGCCGTCAAAAAGAAATCTGTTTCCAAAATTAAAACTTGGTTATGACAGTAAAGTTACACATGGCAGACGCAAGTTATCACGTCGTAAAACGGCTGTGAAAAAGCTAAAATTAAGTTATGAGAATGATTCTGATGACGATAATGTGTCGGACTCTACTGGTTTTGAAGCTCTAGACATTTCTGTAAATAATGACAATGAAACGTATCCCGAGGCTACATGTAGTTTTAATGTACAGTATGATGAGACGGACTTTCTTATTCATGACGACCATCCCTATGCTGAAAAATGGTCCGACATGCAGACAACATCAACTCAGACAAAACTTTTATTGACAGAGGAGAAAGGTGCTCAGGGTAAAATAGAAGGGGGGACCATGTCAGCAAATACGAACATTGTGACCGACAGTGACCCCTTATTATATACTGGTGTAACCAAGgaagttttttttactttagtgGAATTACTACGTGCAGACAATCAATTCAATTTTCAACTAGATATTGCAGATCAGCTTTTGCTTGTACTGATGAGGTTAAAACTTCATTTGATATTTGATGATTTAGGACGTCGCTTTGGTATTTCAAAAAGTTTggcatgtaaattatttaattcTTGGATGCCAGTTCTTGCTGAACAACTTAAAGGCTTGGTTGTTTGGCTTCCAAGAGAAACAATTCGAGCTTGTATTCCCGAATCTTTTCGGTAAAATTATCCTCGTACAACTGTGATAATTGATTGTGCTGAGACATTTATACAGAGACCAACAAATCTTAAGAGTAGGTCAGAGACTTATAGTAACTACAAGTCACATAATACTGCAAAATATCTTGTTGGCATTGCACCTCATGGACATATAGTGTTTATATCTCGGGCTTTTGGAGGTAGGGCAAGTGATAAATTCATAGTAGAAAAAAGTGGCTTTTGTCAGTATCTTTTGACAGGAGACGAGGTGAAGGCAGATAGGGGTTTCACAATTGATGATTTACTTTTCCCACTCAGAGTCAAACTGAATATTCCAGCCTTTACAAAATGTAAACCACAACTTAGTAATGAGGACTTAACAACAACCAGGCGTATAGCAAGAGTAAGAATTCATGTGGAGCGTGCGATTCGTAAacttaaagttttcaaaattctAAGTAGTACTGTTCCAGTGTCCTCCTTGAAAAACTTTGATGACATTCTTCTTGTATGGTCAGCCCTTGTGAACTTAAAATCAGACTTAATAAGAGAACCTGATGAATTTGCtgaaatttaagttttttattcagatagtttattttgacttggtctcatgtgtacaattctgtTATTAACCTAACACCTTATAGTTCAATTgatgtttgccactggacattaaaaacAATCAATCATCATTATGTGTCATACCAGTTGGATACATGTATAcatctatatataaaaatgtaGGCATAATATTTACTAAACTAAATAGTGCATGAATGAGTTTCTCTTTCAATAAATATACCTACGTTAGTTGTATAATGCAGGACATTTCATCAGTTTATACAACATGTAGCTTtaagtaaaattattttcaaatatgcttttctgggggggggggggggctcattATTGAAGACTGTTTATCTAGGTTACATACATTTGAACATGTATgtttgttaaaattgttgttttgctttttttgttgaGACTTATAATtgaagttgtcttattggcaatcacaccacaccAGTACATAAGggggctcattgttgaagactgtttaTCTAggttacatacatttgtacatgtatatttgttaacattgttgttttgctttttttgttgatACTTATAATTgaagttgtcttattggaaatCACACCACACCTGTACATAAGGggggctcattgttgaagactggtgacatacatttgtacatgtatattagttAACAttgttgttttgctttttttgttgatACTTATTGAagctgtcttattggcaatcacacctGTACATATACATGCACTACAACTGATAacaggaaaaaataaattaaaaataaaacataatttcattCTTCTTTACATTTGCTTGTCACTGTTTAATGATTCAAATGTACATACATAAATCTGTTCTTATTGACTCCAAAATATATCTAATATTATTCcgttttatgtttatatttgccatattttaaaaaaggaagTCACTACTTAAAATGAACATGTGAAAGGTTTAACCTAAGTTAAATTAAACGAAAGAATAGAAATAATTTAATCAGCTTgtgcaatttttaaatttaattacttcataaaatttctaaatattctACTTAGTACAAGACGATCATTGTCAATCTCATCGACTATTCTGTTCAGCCTTTTATTAGAATAGAACGTCCTTAATCTACGAACTAGTTGCTGAATATAATCTTCCTCAAAAGCTATATCTATAAGAATGTTATCATCTGGACTtctccaaataaaaatttaagctTTATGTAACCCGGTACAAAACATTGTTAATTGTATTTGCATAAAGTAGGCTCTGCTCCCTTTTTTCTTCAATACATAAATCCCCTCACTATTTTTTTCTACATCATATTTTGTATTGGCAATTAGTTCGTCTAAACAATTCCATTTGTTGGCAATAGGAAATGGGCATTTCACTTCCAGTATAGTGTCCCCATTCATTATGCCATCCGGACTAGCTGATAGCCAATTTTCTGTCAACGACACATACATCCCATGATCAATAACGTTATGGCCCTCAGACTGTAAATATTTTTTCGCAATAGGTTCTTGCTCATTACCATATCGTGTAAACTTTTTCCCTGTAAACTTAGGGTACAAATGTTCTCTGATAAATGCAGAGCAATCTGTAGTTTCCTTTATTAGAACTTTGCTAGCACGGCTAGCTGTAAGGCGTATTTTTCTGGCATCCTTCCACAACAAAACTTCCACTCTGTCCTTTGGTGTTCATATGTAACTCTTGGACCTTAGCAGGAGTGAGAGAAATGTATTTACGAAATTAGAACACTTTCCGCATGAGTCTAAGGCTGTATGATCGCCATGATCTTGAATTATATCCTTAGTGAAAGGCTTACATGTAAAACTTTTACTTGCCGTCGTTCCTTTGATGCTGAATAAAGGAAGTAGTTTAGAACTGTTAACTGCTTCCTTAAACTCTCTATCCAATGTATACATTGGTGCATCCCGACTACCTGGTATGTTATTATCTTTGTCACTGTCCATTATATCTTCCCCTGctttcgattttttaaaaataatgttcatTAGGGGTTTTGGTTCCACCTTTCTTGTTGTTCCACGATTCCATTTTGCATTTTCATCCGTGCATGCTACACCTGTCAAATTGTTTCGAACTGCATgttcaattttcaacaaaaaagcCCCAACATGACTACATGTATGGCCTTGACCAGCCATACACGAACACCACCCGTTTACTATTCTCAGATCCGGACATCCTGGCATTAACATTTTTCAGGGGGTGATGCGAACAGGaatcctctagatttttcatctatttgaaaGGTGATTACTGATTAGTTATATTGCCAATTACTTTTTAACCAGAGGTTATAgtatgttaaaaatcaaaatggagatattatatagtgtctttaacaatattaaaagagTAAAATTACTATATTCAACTGGTAACAATATATATCAATTACATTAATTTGCATTGAAGTCTATGGAAAGTCTAGAGGACTCTTATTCGCATCACCTCTCAACATTGTTTATATTACACAAATTCTAATCATTGATTGGTCAGTTACATGTTGTGATGTCACTGCAGATCTGAAAATTGAGCCATCTGCATTACAAAGTACAAATACCTCATTTGTTCTTGAGACTGTTTGAGACGATCTTACTTCTCCTTTAAACATGATTGTCTTATTATTGTTAATATAATGCAATGTAACACCAACGTTTCCACTTTGAAAATAGTTAACGCTTTGAAGGCTTTTAAAGTTTTTCATTCGTGACCGTCAACTGCTTTCGACTCCACAAGAAAGTTGTAAATATCTCCGTACATCATATTTGGCCATACACGCATGTCGTCAATCCATGTTTTGACTTTATCAACACCCGGAGGTTACCATTCTTTTGCTACTGTTGACATTATGTTGATTTTCTTCGTTAAGATCGATTGACAATAAAGgcttgtttacaattttttcacGGTTGTAATGGCGGCGCTGTTTACGACGACACCTAGGAGTCGCGTCTCTAACTAAGGGGGATAATCGAAAAAGCCTGTCTATAAGAATAtcctttacttttttcttttggtaAGTGGTGATGATTTGTTTcctatctttattttaaattgttgatTTAGTTTTTGTAATTAAGATACTCTGTTTCTGTTTCTTGCCTTAatttttcttaatcgattaacgagattttaatatttttttttatcgtcatTTCGGTGTATAAGAATAtcctttacttttttcttttggtaAGTGGTGATGATTTGTTTCCTATCTTTATATTAAATTGTTGATTTAGTTTTTGTTATTTAGATACTTTGTTTCTGTTTCTTTCCTTCatttttcttaatcgattaacGAGATTTTAACATCCATCACAAATTGTGACCTTACTATTATTATCAAGTGAACATTTTATAgcaattattatcatttttatttgattattatatcgGCTTAACTATTTAGTCATGATTAGTTTATATATCAGCTGCAATCCTAAGCATTCAATGTTATGTAAACACTGCTTAGTATTGTTTTGTACAGGTTGGTAATACTGCATTTCACATTGCTGCAGCGAACGGGCAAACTGAAATCGTTGGATTGCTAATCGACCGTGGTATTGACATAAATTTACCGAACACGGTAAGTGGATAATTAGTCACATTGATTACACCAATCATAAGTCAatgttttatatgaaattaaTAATACTTATTTAACTACATTTAATATGCATTTGTGAAATTAGTGTCTCTTCAAAAATGCTGGATGTCAAAATGGACATTCACAATTTAATACAAACTTATGTAATTTGTAAAACTGTCTACATTCTAATAGAAATAAACTGCGTCTCTTCTCacgaaaagaaaattaaacatactTAACTTCTCAGTTCAAATGAAGAAATACAGTTTTGTTGCAGAAATTTGTCGAATAAACTTAACGTTTAAAAGACATGTGTCTtagcaaaaaagtaaaatattcaatACCTCATATTagaaaatttaccaaaattcaagCAGATCATAGGTTCCTTTTCTTACGatttttgatttaaataattCCAATGTTGAATATAATGTAGAATCAGTGACTGTCTCTTCTAAAACAAATGAATATCTTGAACAGGATGTCCATAAGCTATCACTCATTTTGGTGtacattgtttcttttaaattaatgCTTTTCTGAtgtattttatttggtttgttATTGTTAGAATTGTATATACATTTCGTACTGGCAAGACTGACTGATATTTACTTTTGTATCTTTGCATTCGTGTTGTTAGCAATTTAACCGAAACTAAAAGGCAAGTTATTTCAAGTTATTGTTTGCAACTCCTGTATCAATTAAAAAAGTATTCGTCGTTATTTGTGACACAATGTACACACAAGGGTCCAACAAGTCGTGACGGCGCCTAAAACATTGTTGAAGGTAATATTTAAACATTCCGTTTTTATATGCAAACCTCAAaattatactttgtatatattcTATCAGTAATCATGACATGAAATATCTCATATCCAAATGTTGGTCTTTTAGTTACCTATGAATTCAATACCTCATAAAAgttattttaccaaattttaaTTAGATCATAAGTTATTTTTCCTACGATTTTTGACTTAAATAATTTCAAT
Proteins encoded:
- the LOC143059345 gene encoding uncharacterized protein LOC143059345, translating into MQTTSTQTKLLLTEEKGAQGKIEGGTMSANTNIVTDSDPLLYTGRPTNLKSRSETYSNYKSHNTAKYLVGIAPHGHIVFISRAFGGRASDKFIVEKSGFCQYLLTGDEVKADRGFTIDDLLFPLRVKLNIPAFTKCKPQLSNEDLTTTRRIARVRIHVERAIRKLKVFKILSSTVPVSSLKNFDDILLVWSALVNLKSDLIREPDEFAEI